The following are encoded together in the Fusarium keratoplasticum isolate Fu6.1 chromosome 1, whole genome shotgun sequence genome:
- a CDS encoding 6-phosphogluconate dehydrogenase, decarboxylating — protein sequence MSGPVARLANLKLGGAQQSPSSTSPLSSAAVQNTTNADHAPSADLGLIGLAVMGQNLILNMADNGFTVCAFNRTVSKVDRFLENEAKGKSIVGAHSVEEFVGKLKSPRRIMLLVQAGQAVDDWIEKLLPLLAEGDIIIDGGNSHFPDSNRRTKYLAGKNIRFVGSGVSGGEEGARYGPSIMPGGNEEAWPHIKDIFQAIAAKSDGEACCEWVGDEGAGHYVKMVHNGIEYGDMQLICEAYDIMKRGLGLSSKEIGDVFAKWNKGVLDSFLIEITRDIMYFNDDDGTALVEKILDKAGQKGTGKWTAVNALDLGQPVTLIAEAVLARCLSAIKDERAVASTKLEFVSRVTTFEGDKEQFLEDLEQALYASKIISYAQGFMLMQEAAKEFHWKLNKPSIALMWRGGCIIRSVFLKDITSAYRNQPDLQNLLFDDFFHKAIHKAQPGWRDVVAKAALLGIPTPAFSTALSWFDGYRTKDLPANLLQAQRDYFGAHTFHIKPENASDKYPVGKDIHVNWTGRGGNVSASTYQA from the exons ATGTCTGGCCCTGT AGCTCGTCTTGCGAACCTCAAGCTGGGCGGCGCTCAACAATCCCCTTCCTCTACCTCACCTTTAAGCTCTGCAGCGGTTCAAAATACCACGAATGCTGACCATGCTCCAAGTGCGGATCTGGGCCTCATCGGCCTCGCTGTCAT GGGACAGAACCTTATTCTGAACATGGCCGACAACGGCTTCACCGTCTGCGCCTTCAACCGAACCGTCTCCAAGGTCGACCGATTCCTGGAAaacgaggccaagggcaagtcCATTGTCGGCGCCCACAGCGTCGAGGAGTTTGTTGGCAAGCTCAAGTCCCCCCGCCGTATCATGCTCCTCGTCCAGGCCGGCCAGGCTGTCGATGACTGgattgagaagctcctgcCTCTCCTTGCCGAGGGCGACATCATCATTGATGGTGGTAACTCTCACTTCCCCGACTCCAACCGCCGCACCAAGTATCTTGCTGGCAAGAACATCCGCTTTGTCGGCTCTGGTGTCTCTGGTGGTGAGGAGGGTGCCCGATATGGCCCCTCCATCATGCCCGGTGGCAACGAGGAGGCCTGGCCTCACATCAAGGACATCTTCCAGGCCATCGCTGCTAAGAGCGACGGTGAGGCCTGCTGTGAGTGGGTCGGCGACGAGGGTGCTGGTCACTACGTCAAGATGGTTCACAACGGTATTGAGTACGGTGACATGCAGCTCATCTGCGAG GCCTACGACATCATGAAGCGCGGCCTCGGTCTCTCCAGCAAGGAGATTGGCGATGTCTTTGCCAAGTGGAACAAGGGTGTTCTGGACTCGTTCCTCATTGAGATTACCCGTGACATCATGTACTtcaacgacgacgatggcacTGCCCTCGTTGAGAAGAtcctcgacaaggccggCCAGAAGGGAACTGGCAAGTGGACTGCTGTCAACgccctcgaccttggccagcCCGTGACCCTGATCGCTGAGGCCGTCCTTGCCCGATGCCTGTctgccatcaaggacgagCGAGCTGTCGCCTCTACCAAGCTTGAGTTTGTCAGCCGCGTGACCACCTTTGAGGGTGACAAGGAGCAGttcctcgaggatctcgagcaGGCTCTCTATGCTTCCAAGATCATCTCGTATGCCCAGGGCTTCATGCTCATGCAGGAG GCTGCCAAGGAGTTCCACTGGAAGCTCAACAAGCCTTCCATCGCCCTCATGTGGCGTGGTGGCTGCATCATCCGATCCGTCTTCCTCAAGGACATCACCTCTGCCTACCGCAACCAGCCCGACCTCCAGAACCTTCTGTTCGATGACTTCTTCCACAAGGCCATCCACAAGGCTCAGCCCGGCTGGCGAGACGTTGTCGCCAAGGCTGCCCTCCTTGGTATCCCTACTCCCGCCTTCTCTACCGCTCTGTCGTGGTTCGACGGCTACCGCACCAAGGACCTCCCCGCGAacctcctccaggctcaGCGTGACTACTTCGGTGCCCACACCTTCCACATCAAGCCTGAGAATGCCAGCGACAAGTACCCCGTCGGCAAGGACATCCACGTCAACTGGACTGGTCGCGGTGGCAACGTGTCGGCCTCTACCTACCAGGCATAA
- a CDS encoding RRM domain-containing protein: protein MAYPPPPGISNSSLPPRPPASKAGFKPAFSSAAQSSKPAYSSAPPTYSGPSSYPATTAAPAAQYAPSYSSYPTGSAPGAVSSGAPTSYSYPQQPQQQQSYGPQSYGAQNYGPQSYGPQSYGAASYGAAPQIRNPFPTPGTASNDYDPEMAAQIAQWQSAYVSRDATEGRSDKPAGPSAPRPDTQPASAASAASAGQEKKKTVVREGGGKKWTDDTLLEWDPSHLRLFVGNLAGETTDDALLKAFSRWRSVQKARVIRDKRTSKSKGYGFVSFSDADDFFQAAKEMNGKYIQSHPVVVRKANTEIKVANAKDKDRNNRKNKNHKKGGYGGGGSGNGGYEPSLGPIGGGGVVKPGQKTKNGLRLLG, encoded by the coding sequence ATGGCGTACCCTCCCCCTCCAGGCATCAGCAACAGCTCTCTCCCGCCGAGACCTCCAGCCTCCAAGGCCGGCTTCAAGCCCGCGTTCTCTTCCGCGGCTCAATCCTCGAAACCAGCGTACTCGAGCGCCCCGCCGACATACTCCGGCCCTTCGAGCTACCCGGCCACCACCGCTGCTCCGGCTGCCCAATATGCGCCCTCCTACTCCTCCTATCCGACCGGCTCTGCTCCCGGCGCGGTGAGCTCGGGCGCGCCTACTTCCTACTCATACCCTcaacagccgcagcagcagcagagctACGGACCCCAGAGTTACGGCGCTCAAAACTACGGACCTCAGAGTTATGGACCTCAAAGTTACGGCGCGGCAAGCTACGGCGCAGCCCCGCAGATCCGAAATCCCTTTCCCACACCCGGCACGGCTAGTAACGATTACGACCCGGAGATGGCTGCGCAAATTGCCCAGTGGCAGAGCGCCTACGTGAGCCGCGACGCGACTGAGGGCAGGAGTGACAAGCCTGCGGGCCCTAGCGCACCCAGGCCTGATACCCAACCCGCCAGTGCCGCGagtgctgcttctgctggccaggagaagaagaagacagtTGTGCGCGAGGGTGGCGGCAAGAAGTGGACGGACGATACACTGCTTGAATGGGACCCCTCCCACCTGCGCCTCTTTGTCGGTAACCTTGCCGGTGAGACGACAGACGATGCCCTTCTCAAGGCCTTCTCTCGCTGGCGCTCGGTACAAAAGGCTCGCGTCATCCGCGACAAGCGCACGTCCAAGTCCAAAGGCTATGGCTTCGTCAGCTTTAGCGACGCCGACGACTTCTTCCAAGCCGCCAAGGAGATGAACGGCAAGTACATTCAGAGCCACCCGGTCGTGGTCCGCAAGGCCAACACCGAGATCAAGGtggccaacgccaaggacaaggataGAAACAACAGGAAGAACAAGAACCACAAGAAGGGTGGTTATGGAGGTGGTGGTAGCGGTAATGGTGGCTACGAACCTAGCCTGGGCCccattggcggcggcggcgtggTTAAGCCTGGACAGAAGACCAAGAACGGTCTCAGGCTGCTTGGCTAG
- a CDS encoding Chitinase: MLKRLILLAPLLVQAVLAAPGLETRHRHLHNEVHHGHGNRNTPTTTADSADQTIDARWVKAKLGWVKAPNKSQRPNNNNKGNSDGTVPEFIAPKQPWVKVPNKSNKPSKPQVGDSVGSKDSAVPEFIPPKFFQVAKKKPQDSDQDSGDQPAATADSDEVKVEEKVPEFIQPKGPYRGPQKSNPPSSDTPEESTVPEFIPPRSPFGYKKPRAVEEDETDIIDDDFDYSDEDFPGVDTAESPAPEADLSEEEQANDNTTILETRGVRRRNILYFTNWGIYRANFQPQNIPASEITHVLYSFLDIAQDGTVKSIDTWADTDKHYSGDSWNEAGNNVYGCVKQLYILKKKYRNMKVLMSLGGWTLSPHFVQPASTLAGRRRIAASAVKLLGDWGFDGIDVDWEYPQNAQQAQNYVDLLKEIRLALDKFSRNNKLNYRFLLTVATAAGPANYNIMKLKAMDQYLDGWHLMAYDYAGGWDTTTGHQANVYLSSSNPLSTKFSTDRAINDYVRAGVAPQKILMGIPLYGRSFANTAGLGQSYNGLGGGSNENGIYLFKDLPRPGAKAAIDKNLMTIITYDKQKRELVTTDSADSARLKAAYITRRGLGGAFYWEASGDKLGAKSVVSAVRKSMGPLEVSQNLLRYPTSVYDNIRRGMP, from the exons ATGCTCAAGCGTCTCATCCTACTCGCACCTCTCCTGGTGCAAGCAGTGCTCGCTGCTCCCGGACTAGAGACAAGACACAGACATCTCCATAACGAGGTACACCATGGCCACGGCAACCGGAATACTCCAACCACGACTGCCGACTCTGCCGACCAAACAATCGACGCCCGctgggtcaaggccaagctgggATGGGTCAAGGCCCCCAACAAGTCTCAGAGaccaaacaacaacaacaaaggcAATTCGGACGGGACCGTCCCTGAGTTCATCGCGCCGAAGCAGCCGTGGGTCAAGGTGCCCAACAAGTCCAACAAGCCTAGCAAACCTCAGGTTGGCGACTCTGTCGGCTCCAAGGACTCGGCTGTCCCCGAGTTCATCCCTCCCAAGTTCTTCCAGGTcgcaaagaagaagcctcaGGACTCTGACCAAGACTCGGGAGATCAGCCTGCTGCTACCGCAGATTctgacgaggtcaaggtcgaggaaAAGGTTCCTGAATTCATCCAGCCCAAGGGCCCTTACCGGGGACCTCAGAAGTCCAACCCCCCTTCGTCGGACACCCCTGAGGAGTCTACGGTGCCAGAGTTCATCCCTCCTAGGTCGCCATTCGGCTACAAGAAGCCGCGTGCtgttgaggaagatgagacTGATATTATCGACGATGACTTTGACTACTCTGACGAAGACTTTCCTGGCGTGGACACAGCCGAGAGCCCTGCCCCTGAAGCCGACTTgtctgaggaggagcaggccAACGACAACACTACTATCTTGGAGACCAGAGGCGTCAGGAGGAGAAACATTCTCTACTTTACCAACTG GGGAATCTACAGAGCCAACTTTCAACCTCAAAACATCCCTGCTTCGGAAATCACTCACGTTCTCTACTCTTTCCTGGATATCGCCCAAGATGGAACTGT CAAATCTATTGACACTTGGGCCGATACCGACAAGCACTATTCGGGAGACTCGTGGAACGAGGCTGGCAACAACGTGTACGGCTGTGTCAAGCAACTCTACATTCTCAAGAAAAAGTACCGCAACATGAAGGTCCTCATGAGCCTCGGCGGGTGGACGCTGAGCCCTCACTTTGTCCAGCCCGCGAGCACGCTGGCCGGGCGGAGGAGGATCGCCGCGAGCGCCGTCAAGCTGCTCGGCGACTGGGGCTTTGACGGCATCGACGTGGACTGGGAGTATCCGCAGAATGCTCAGCAGGCTCAGAACTATGTCGACCTGCTCAAGGAGATTCGTCTGGCACTTGACAAGTTCTCTAGAAATAACAAGCTCAACTATCGTTTCCTGCTCACTGTCGCCACGGCCGCCGGTCCTGCCAACTACAACATTATGAAGCTCAAAGCCATGGACCAGTACCTTGACGGCTGGCATCTCATGGCTTATGATTATGCTGGTGGCTGGGATACCACTACAGGCCACCAAGCCAACGTCTATCTGTCATCCAGCAACCCCCTCTCAACCAAGTTCAGCACCGACAGGGCCATCAACGACTATGTCCGGGCCGGAGTAGCTCCTCAGAAGATCCTCATGGGTATCCCTCTTTACGGTCGTTCATTCGCCAATACAGccggccttggccagagctacaatggcctcggcggcggcagcaacgAGAACGGTATCTACCTATTCAAGGACCTTCCCCGTCCTGGCGCAAAGGCGGCCATCGACAAGAACCTCatgaccatcatcacctaCGACAAGCAGAAGCGCGAGCTCGTGACCACAGACAGCGCCGACTCTGCCAGGCTCAAGGCGGCGTACATCACCCGGAGGGGTCTCGGCGGCGCGTTCTACTGGGAGGCCAGCGGCGACAAGCTGGGGGCCAAGAGCGTTGTGTCGGCCGTCAGGAAGAGTATGGGGCCCCTGGAGGTGTCTCAGAATCTGCTAAGGTACCCGACGAGCGTATACGATAATATCCGTCGTGGGATGCCGTAA
- a CDS encoding TPT domain-containing protein — MTAPPSRSDNLLPSPPPPTDSPEPLLLVDASLPVSATNRAPGHNSTDLDPSARTSSPSTSTNPASRGRSAKLRSRGGGEAVAGPSRSPAARSHTGEDYDSDTDDHDIEMEPLAEHRRRRSSQISSGGRPVGSPSRSRATSGRGPASNGLSDEPKISEEDLDANGFAIRKDESGDESYSDEDLQDDEETGLTRKDRHRKQKKRKRNTQLDQRIARGNNDISAEERKEADKSVIKSLLINGFLILLWYLFSLSISIYNKWMFDEDRLNFAFPLFTTSMHMVVQFILSGLVLYFIPSLRPGRGGHQSDLGRSRHDEEPKSYGMTKMFYLTRIGPCGAATGLDIGLGNTSLKFISLTFYTMCKSSSLAFVLIFAFLFRLETPTWRLVGIIATMTMGVILMVFGEVEFKLGGFVLVISAAFFSGFRWGLTQILLLRNPATSNPFSSIFFLTPVMFLVLISLAIPVEGIGNLIEGFKILANEWGAVMAPLFLLFPGCIAFCMTASEFALLQRTSVVTLSIAGIFKEVVTISAATVVFHDRLTLINFIGLLTTMAAIVAYNYIKIRKMRQEAQEDVHGRHLAEQDEPDSPSSQSSGIIDRDGDTDGENAAFLRDSIDRLDTVTADGDFQPLLQPTSTANDRRHDRSD, encoded by the exons ATGACCGCTCCCCCTTCACGATCTGACAATCTCCTACCCTCACCACCTCCCCCGACCGACTCCCCCGaacctcttctcctcgtcgacgcATCTCTCCCTGTGTCAGCCACCAACAGGGCCCCTGGCCATAACTCCACGGACCTCGATCCTTCAGCAcgaacatcatcaccatcaacatcaacaaacCCAGCTTCAAGAGGAAGATCAGCAAAACTGAGgtccagaggaggaggcgaagCAGTGGCCGGTCCGTCTCGCTCTCCGGCCGCCAGGTCTCACACTGGCGAAGACTACGACAGTGACACCGACGACCACGACATCGAGATGGAGCCCCTCGCCGAacaccgtcgccgtcgaAGCAGCCAGATCAGCTCTGGTGGTCGCCCCGTCGGCTCACCTAGCAGATCCCGCGCCACCTCTGGCCGCGGCCCAGCGTCAAATGGTTTATCTGACGAGCCTAAGATCTCAGAGGAAGATCTTGACGCCAATGGCTTTGCGATCCGCAAAGACGAATCGGGGGATGAGAGCTACAGCGACGAGGACCTgcaggacgacgaggagacggGCCTGACCCGCAAGGACCGGCACaggaagcagaagaagcgcaagaggAATACCCAGCTAGACCAGCGCATCGCGAGGGGGAATAATGACATCTCGGCCGAGGAGCGCAAAGAAGCAGACAAGAGCGTCATCAAGAGCCTTCTCATCAATGGCTTTCTAATCCTCTTGTGGTATCTCTTTTCCTTGTCAATATCCATT TACAACAAGTGGATGTTTGACGAGGACCGCCTCAATTTCGCCTTTCCGCTCTTCACCACGTCCATGCACATGGTGGTGCAGTTTATACTCTCCGGCCTCGTGCTGTATTTCATTCCCTCACTGCGGCCGGGTCGCGGCGGGCATCAGTCTGATCTGGGGAGGTCAAGACACGACGAGGAGCCAAAATCTTATGGCATGACCAAGATGTTTTATCTCACGAGAATTGGCCCTTGTGGCGCCGCCACTGGTCTTGATATTGGACTGGGAAACACGTCTCTCAAGTTCATCAGCCTTACTTTTTACA CCATGTGCAAGTCCTCATCCCTTGCATTCGTCCTTATCTTTGCTTTCCTTTTCCGTCTCGAAACTCCAACATGGCGCCTCgttggcatcatcgccaccatGACCATGGGTGTCATTCTCATGGTTTTCGGTGAAGTCGAGTTCAAGCTGGGTGGCTTCGTTCTCGTCATCTctgccgccttcttctccggTTTCCGCTGGGGTTTGAcccagatcctcctcctccgcaaCCCTGCGACCTCGAATCCCTTTTCTAGCATCTTTTTCCTCACTCCCGTCATGTTTCTCGTGCTCATTTCCCTGGCTATTCCCGTAGAGGGCATTGGAAATCTTATTGAAGGCTTCAAGATTCTTGCCAACGAATGGGGCGCTGTCATGGCCCCcctgttcctcctcttccctggATGCATCGCCTTTTGTATGACGGCATCCGAGTTCGCTCTGCTGCAGCGTACATCTGTCGTCACACTTTCCATTGCTGGCATCTTCAAGGAGGTCGTCACCATCAGTGCAGCTACCGTCGTCTTCCACGACCGCCTCACTCTCATCAACTTTATCGGTCTGctcaccaccatggctgccatTGTCGCCTATAATTACATAAAGATCAGGAAGATGCGACAGGAGGCACAGGAGGATGTTCACGGCCGTCATCTCGCCGAGCAAGATGAGCCCGACTCTCCATCGAGCCAGAGCAGCGGCATTATAGACCGTGATGGTGACACAGATGGAGAAAACGCCGCCTTTTTGCGAGATAGCATCGACAGACTCGACACGGTCACGGCCGACGGTGACTTTCAGCCTTTGCTACAACCAACGTCAACGGCCAATGACCGTCGGCACGATAGATCCGACTGA